A single window of Coleofasciculus sp. FACHB-1120 DNA harbors:
- a CDS encoding PP2C family protein-serine/threonine phosphatase, with the protein MTAVPLPRQPSPLPDGGTTAETTPVFALKELVARLHREQRKIQDLLSSLGFALRSFNNLNQFLELIPLMATRVTDADGGILIRFLPNGQVRLERLHCQEGQSCQDIRKALNAATRQTSNASTTAEGEAIASPPSLDAQLTRFLGPDIQVFGTPILVKNAERGRLYVFSRDPKYIWTDTRQKLVRLVADQTAVAIANDELTVELRQKERLDKELEIGADIQLRLLPRQCPDIYGVELAAKCQTASRVGGDYYDFIPANYDQLRPKTSSDSEVETAQRGLVPWSLVIGDVMGKGVPAGLIMTMTRGMLRAEVLNRHSPAKILQHLNRVMYADLENSHRFVTLFYSEYDPQTRILSYSNAAHHPPLLWQASTRSIKRLDTWGMLIGLDADSQYEDAQVQLYPGDTIIYYTDGFTDAANQNGDRFDEEKLSRTFQWACQHCNGTQAILDYLFEQVQQFIGPTSRNGDDMTLVVMQVKS; encoded by the coding sequence ATGACTGCTGTGCCCCTTCCTCGCCAGCCATCTCCCTTGCCTGACGGCGGTACCACTGCCGAAACAACGCCAGTTTTTGCGCTCAAAGAACTGGTGGCGCGTTTGCATCGAGAACAGCGCAAGATTCAAGACTTGCTCTCGTCGTTAGGGTTTGCCCTGCGTAGCTTCAATAACTTAAATCAGTTTTTGGAGTTGATTCCGCTGATGGCAACGCGGGTGACAGATGCCGATGGTGGCATTCTCATCCGGTTTTTGCCCAATGGTCAGGTGCGGCTAGAACGCTTGCACTGTCAGGAAGGTCAGTCTTGTCAGGATATTCGCAAGGCGCTTAACGCCGCAACCCGTCAGACAAGTAATGCTTCGACAACAGCAGAGGGGGAGGCGATCGCTTCCCCGCCATCATTGGATGCTCAACTGACTCGGTTTTTGGGGCCAGACATTCAGGTATTTGGCACTCCGATTCTGGTGAAAAATGCAGAGCGAGGGCGTCTTTATGTTTTCAGCCGCGATCCCAAATATATTTGGACAGATACCCGACAAAAGTTGGTGCGCTTAGTTGCCGATCAAACAGCAGTAGCGATCGCGAACGATGAACTCACCGTCGAACTCCGCCAAAAAGAACGCCTGGATAAAGAATTAGAAATTGGTGCCGATATCCAGCTGCGCTTACTGCCGCGACAATGCCCTGATATTTATGGAGTCGAACTAGCGGCAAAGTGCCAAACAGCTAGTCGCGTTGGCGGAGATTATTATGATTTCATTCCCGCCAATTATGACCAGCTGCGACCCAAAACGAGCAGCGATTCGGAAGTGGAAACCGCCCAAAGAGGATTGGTTCCGTGGAGCCTGGTAATTGGGGATGTGATGGGCAAAGGTGTCCCCGCCGGTCTAATTATGACGATGACGCGGGGGATGCTGCGAGCCGAAGTGCTAAACAGGCACTCACCAGCGAAGATTTTGCAACATTTAAACCGGGTGATGTACGCCGATTTGGAAAACTCCCATCGGTTTGTCACCCTGTTCTATTCCGAATACGATCCGCAAACCCGCATCCTGTCGTACAGTAATGCCGCCCACCATCCTCCCTTGTTGTGGCAGGCATCAACCCGTTCCATCAAGCGCTTGGATACCTGGGGAATGCTGATTGGTCTAGATGCCGATTCCCAGTATGAAGATGCCCAAGTCCAGCTGTATCCCGGCGACACGATTATTTATTACACCGATGGTTTTACCGATGCGGCAAATCAAAATGGCGATCGCTTTGACGAAGAAAAGCTGAGCCGCACCTTCCAGTGGGCTTGCCAGCATTGCAACGGCACCCAAGCGATTTTAGATTACCTATTTGAGCAGGTACAGCAGTTTATCGGCCCGACCAGCCGTAACGGAGATGATATGACGCTAGTGGTGATGCAGGTCAAAAGTTAA
- a CDS encoding NUDIX hydrolase: MRQLWRFIQTVLGIIFRHPIIGTTIIPILPDGRIVFIRRGDTGEWGFPGGIVDWGEDIPTSARRELAEETGLELVKIRRLVGVYSSPDRDPRIHSICVALEAEVQGEMQVRDTLEIMEVKAFSVTSLPPGKLCHDHDQQLQDYLNGLTTLA; encoded by the coding sequence ATGCGTCAGTTATGGCGATTCATACAAACAGTGCTAGGGATTATTTTCCGTCATCCCATCATCGGCACAACTATCATCCCGATTTTGCCGGATGGTCGAATTGTGTTTATTCGACGCGGAGATACGGGTGAATGGGGTTTTCCTGGCGGCATTGTTGATTGGGGTGAGGATATTCCGACATCAGCGCGGCGGGAATTGGCGGAAGAAACCGGACTAGAGTTAGTAAAAATTCGCCGGTTAGTGGGAGTTTACTCTTCGCCAGACCGCGATCCCAGAATTCATTCGATTTGTGTAGCGCTAGAAGCGGAAGTGCAAGGAGAAATGCAGGTTCGGGATACGCTGGAAATTATGGAAGTAAAAGCATTCTCTGTGACATCATTGCCTCCAGGGAAACTCTGCCATGACCACGACCAGCAGTTGCAGGACTACTTGAACGGCTTGACAACCCTCGCATGA
- a CDS encoding diflavin flavoprotein, whose protein sequence is MVALTDRTQKRLTMQTGEIAPDTTTIRSLDWDRDRFDIEFGLQNGTTYNSFIIRGEQTALVDTSHEKFRQLYLDALQGLIDPKEIDYLIISHTEPDHSGLVKDILKLAPQVTVVGSKVAIQFIEDFVHQPFERRIVKNGDKLDLGNGHELEFVIAPNLHWPDTIFTFDHKTQILYTCDAFGLHYCSDSTFDEDLAAIEADYRFYYECLMAPNARSVLSALKRMGELPEVSTIATGHGPLLRHNVVELTGRYRQWSQAQTKGETTVAVFYVSDYGYSDRLSQSLAKGITKTGVAVETLDLKSADPQEVQELVGRSSGLVIATPPAASATAQAAIGTVLAAAKEKQVVGILESYGGDDEPVDPLVSKFRELGLTVAFPAIRIKDTPGEATYQLCEEAGTDLGQVLTRDRNIKQIKSLDADLEKALGRISGGLYIITAKKGEVNGAMLASWVAQASFQPLGFTIAVAKDRAIESMMQVGDRFVLNVLEEGNYQNLMRHFLKRFPPGADRFAGIKSQPAENGSPILTEALAYMECEVASRMECSDHWIVYSTVQSGRVSKADALTAVHHRKIGNYY, encoded by the coding sequence ATGGTAGCGCTCACCGACCGAACCCAAAAACGCCTCACCATGCAGACTGGCGAAATCGCCCCTGACACCACAACGATTCGCTCGCTCGATTGGGATCGCGATCGCTTCGACATTGAATTTGGACTGCAAAACGGCACTACTTATAATTCCTTCATCATTCGGGGTGAGCAGACGGCTTTAGTGGATACCTCCCACGAAAAGTTTCGCCAGCTATATCTGGATGCATTACAGGGACTGATTGACCCTAAAGAAATTGATTACCTGATTATCAGCCACACCGAGCCAGACCACAGCGGATTAGTCAAAGACATCTTGAAACTGGCTCCCCAAGTAACGGTGGTTGGGTCAAAAGTCGCAATTCAGTTTATCGAAGATTTTGTGCATCAGCCGTTTGAGCGGCGAATTGTCAAAAATGGCGACAAGTTGGATTTAGGCAACGGACACGAATTGGAATTCGTGATTGCCCCCAACTTGCACTGGCCCGACACGATTTTCACATTCGACCACAAAACCCAAATCCTGTATACTTGCGACGCCTTTGGCTTGCACTATTGCTCGGATAGCACCTTTGATGAAGATTTAGCCGCCATCGAAGCCGATTATCGGTTTTACTACGAATGCCTGATGGCTCCGAATGCCCGTTCCGTGCTATCTGCACTGAAGCGGATGGGAGAACTGCCAGAAGTCAGCACCATCGCCACCGGACACGGCCCACTGCTGCGCCACAACGTTGTGGAACTAACGGGACGCTATCGGCAGTGGAGCCAAGCTCAAACTAAGGGAGAGACGACAGTAGCGGTATTTTACGTCTCCGATTACGGATATAGCGATCGCCTTTCCCAATCTCTCGCCAAAGGGATCACCAAAACCGGCGTCGCCGTTGAGACACTCGACCTGAAATCCGCCGATCCCCAGGAAGTACAAGAACTGGTAGGGCGTTCATCTGGCTTAGTCATTGCCACACCCCCAGCCGCCTCTGCCACCGCCCAAGCGGCGATTGGCACCGTTTTAGCCGCCGCCAAGGAAAAACAAGTGGTTGGGATTCTGGAGTCCTATGGAGGAGATGATGAACCCGTCGATCCGCTAGTGAGTAAATTTAGAGAGTTAGGGCTGACAGTCGCATTTCCAGCGATTCGGATTAAAGACACACCCGGAGAAGCCACCTATCAGCTGTGCGAAGAAGCGGGAACTGACTTGGGGCAAGTGCTTACCCGCGATCGCAACATCAAACAGATTAAGTCCCTTGATGCCGACTTAGAAAAAGCGCTGGGACGCATCAGTGGTGGACTTTACATCATCACTGCCAAAAAAGGCGAAGTCAACGGTGCCATGTTAGCCTCCTGGGTGGCACAAGCTAGCTTCCAACCCCTAGGGTTCACCATTGCTGTCGCAAAAGACCGGGCAATTGAGTCCATGATGCAAGTAGGCGATCGCTTTGTCCTCAACGTCTTAGAAGAGGGAAATTATCAAAATTTGATGCGCCACTTTTTAAAACGATTCCCCCCTGGCGCGGATCGATTTGCCGGGATAAAATCTCAGCCTGCGGAGAACGGTTCCCCGATTCTGACAGAAGCCCTCGCCTACATGGAGTGTGAAGTTGCAAGCCGTATGGAATGCAGCGATCACTGGATTGTTTACAGCACCGTTCAATCCGGTCGCGTCTCCAAAGCCGACGCCCTCACAGCCGTTCACCATCGTAAGATCGGAAATTATTATTAA
- the argH gene encoding argininosuccinate lyase codes for MTEQKTWSQRFESALHPAIARFNASIGFDIELIEYDLTGSVAHAKMLAHTGIISESEAQQLVAGLEQIRQEYREGNFNPGIDAEDVHFAVERRLTEITGDVGKKLHTARSRNDQVGTDTRLYLRDQISQIRSQLREFQGVLINLAQNHVETLIPGYTHLQRAQPVSLAHHLLAYFQMLERDWERLGEVYQRVNVSPLGSGALAGTTFPIDRHYTAKLLNFDGVYANSMDGVSDRDFAIEFLCSASLIMVHLSRLSEEVILWSSHEFGFVTLKDSCATGSSIMPQKKNPDVPELVRGKTGRVFGHLQGMLVLMKGLPLAYNKDLQDDKESLFDSVKTVKGCLEAMTILFREGLEFRTARLAEAVAEDFSNATDVADYLAARGVPFREAYNLVGKVVKTSLAAGKLLKDLSLDEWKELHPAFEPDIYEAISPRQVVAARNSYGGTGFEQVRQAIQAAQSRLSNQE; via the coding sequence GTGACTGAACAAAAAACTTGGAGCCAACGGTTTGAATCGGCGTTGCATCCAGCGATCGCTCGCTTCAACGCTAGTATCGGCTTCGATATAGAACTCATCGAATACGACCTCACCGGCTCGGTCGCCCATGCCAAAATGCTCGCTCACACCGGCATTATTTCCGAGTCGGAGGCACAACAGCTAGTCGCAGGCTTAGAACAAATCCGCCAAGAATACCGGGAAGGGAACTTCAATCCAGGTATAGATGCGGAAGATGTTCATTTTGCGGTAGAGCGCAGACTGACAGAAATTACCGGAGATGTCGGCAAAAAACTGCACACGGCGCGATCGCGCAACGATCAAGTAGGCACCGACACCCGCCTCTATTTAAGAGATCAAATTTCCCAAATTCGCAGCCAGTTGCGCGAATTTCAGGGAGTTCTCATCAACCTTGCCCAGAATCACGTTGAAACCCTGATTCCCGGCTACACGCACCTACAACGCGCCCAGCCGGTCTCTTTAGCTCACCACCTGCTTGCGTACTTTCAAATGCTAGAACGCGACTGGGAGCGCCTAGGAGAAGTCTATCAGCGCGTCAATGTCTCGCCCTTAGGGAGTGGCGCACTGGCTGGAACCACTTTCCCCATCGATCGACACTACACCGCCAAACTGCTGAACTTTGATGGGGTGTATGCCAACAGCATGGATGGTGTGAGCGATCGCGACTTTGCGATTGAATTTCTCTGTAGCGCCAGCCTGATCATGGTTCACCTCAGCCGTCTATCGGAAGAAGTCATCCTCTGGTCATCCCACGAATTCGGCTTTGTCACCCTCAAAGATAGCTGCGCCACCGGCTCCAGCATCATGCCCCAAAAGAAAAACCCCGACGTGCCTGAACTCGTGCGGGGCAAAACAGGTCGTGTTTTTGGGCATCTGCAAGGAATGCTAGTGCTGATGAAAGGGCTACCCTTGGCTTACAACAAAGACTTACAAGACGACAAAGAAAGCCTATTTGACAGTGTAAAGACCGTTAAAGGCTGCCTAGAAGCAATGACCATTTTGTTTCGCGAGGGGCTAGAATTCCGTACCGCTCGCCTTGCAGAAGCTGTCGCGGAAGATTTCTCTAACGCGACCGATGTTGCTGATTACCTAGCAGCGCGGGGTGTCCCCTTCCGGGAAGCTTACAATCTCGTGGGCAAGGTTGTAAAAACTTCCCTCGCTGCCGGTAAACTTCTCAAGGATTTGAGCTTAGACGAATGGAAGGAATTGCACCCAGCTTTTGAGCCAGACATCTATGAAGCCATCTCTCCAAGACAAGTGGTTGCCGCTCGTAACAGTTACGGCGGTACCGGATTCGAGCAAGTGAGACAAGCGATTCAAGCTGCCCAGTCTCGGCTGAGTAATCAGGAGTGA
- a CDS encoding RNA-binding protein, producing the protein MTIYIESLSLQVTPEDLKQVSASGLAKSVAIPSDRKTGNVRGFAFLEKVDAPQKKTAISALDGAKWMGR; encoded by the coding sequence ATGACTATTTACATCGAAAGTCTGTCTTTGCAGGTTACTCCAGAAGACCTTAAACAAGTCTCTGCATCAGGTTTAGCCAAAAGTGTGGCGATACCAAGCGACCGGAAGACAGGCAATGTGCGGGGCTTTGCTTTCCTAGAGAAGGTGGACGCTCCGCAAAAAAAGACAGCTATTTCGGCGCTGGATGGTGCAAAATGGATGGGGCGTTAG
- a CDS encoding alpha/beta hydrolase translates to MTLPLRNSRIKLSQGQIFWREVGQGPILVFLHGSAHDSSQWLPVIDCLSRDYHCFAPDLLGFGDSERPNIHYSIELEVECLGELLEALNQREVYLIAHSLGGWIAASFALKYLEQVRGLVLIAPIGVEAEGLRTERSRPSLFTSLFKRLSKVISSGSRSLIDAINRVSNNRLFARKQTGQKKRRQEQPVQFPTTDKLLFQRRRAEIQAELLKERLEWLKVPVLILQGDRDNRSRIAESQAYADLTPSAQLEIIGFAGNDLPEALPDVVAQYIRDFVSKQ, encoded by the coding sequence ATGACTCTACCGCTACGCAATTCTCGAATTAAGCTGTCCCAAGGACAAATCTTCTGGCGCGAAGTCGGTCAAGGACCGATTTTGGTTTTTTTACATGGATCGGCTCACGATAGCAGTCAATGGCTACCTGTCATCGATTGTTTGAGTCGAGATTATCACTGCTTTGCTCCAGATTTACTCGGCTTTGGTGACTCAGAACGCCCGAATATCCACTACTCGATTGAGTTAGAGGTGGAATGTCTCGGTGAGTTGTTAGAAGCGTTGAACCAGCGGGAAGTTTATTTAATTGCCCACTCACTGGGGGGATGGATTGCGGCAAGCTTCGCGCTGAAATATTTGGAACAGGTACGCGGATTAGTGCTGATAGCTCCAATTGGGGTGGAAGCGGAGGGATTAAGAACCGAGCGATCGCGCCCATCTCTATTTACATCTCTATTTAAGCGGCTGTCTAAGGTAATATCCTCCGGGTCGCGATCGCTTATAGATGCGATCAATCGTGTCTCTAACAATCGCCTGTTTGCCCGCAAGCAGACTGGGCAAAAGAAGCGGCGACAAGAACAGCCGGTACAGTTTCCCACTACTGACAAGCTATTATTTCAACGCCGTCGCGCCGAAATTCAAGCAGAATTATTGAAAGAAAGACTGGAGTGGCTGAAAGTCCCCGTTTTAATTTTGCAAGGCGATCGAGATAACCGTTCCAGAATTGCCGAAAGTCAAGCCTACGCCGACTTAACTCCATCAGCTCAGTTAGAAATTATTGGCTTTGCAGGAAACGATCTACCCGAAGCGCTGCCAGATGTTGTGGCTCAGTATATTCGAGATTTCGTTAGTAAGCAGTAG
- a CDS encoding pantothenate kinase produces MNWLGLMIGNSQMHWAYFEGETLHKAWDTHYLTAASVKELMQGLMAGDLPAEISPPSQLPLYLASVVPRQTLLWQSYPNVRIITLEELPLEGMYPTLGIDRALAALGAGEVWGLPVLVIDAGTALTFTGADANRCLVGGAILPGLSQQLLSLAYRTAALPSVKIPQEMPPRWALNTPEAIQSGVIYTVVAGIKDFIQAWKQEFPSSRVVLTGGDRASLLSYLQTQFPEIASQIMNDPNLIFMGMRSVVLSS; encoded by the coding sequence ATGAATTGGCTAGGTTTGATGATTGGAAATTCGCAGATGCACTGGGCGTACTTTGAAGGAGAGACGCTTCACAAAGCCTGGGACACTCATTATCTAACGGCAGCATCTGTGAAGGAGCTGATGCAGGGTTTGATGGCAGGTGACTTACCAGCGGAAATTTCACCACCCAGTCAGCTACCTCTTTATCTGGCTTCGGTGGTTCCTAGGCAAACGCTACTTTGGCAAAGTTATCCTAATGTTCGCATCATTACTTTAGAAGAGTTGCCTCTTGAGGGAATGTACCCAACGCTGGGAATTGACCGGGCTTTAGCTGCGTTGGGTGCTGGTGAAGTCTGGGGTTTGCCAGTGCTGGTAATTGATGCTGGTACTGCTCTAACGTTCACGGGTGCAGATGCCAATCGTTGTCTGGTGGGTGGGGCAATTCTTCCAGGCTTGAGCCAGCAACTACTGTCACTAGCTTATAGAACAGCTGCCTTGCCATCAGTCAAAATACCACAGGAAATGCCGCCGCGTTGGGCGTTGAATACACCAGAGGCCATTCAGAGTGGCGTTATCTACACTGTCGTGGCTGGAATCAAAGATTTTATCCAAGCTTGGAAGCAGGAATTTCCAAGCAGTCGGGTGGTTTTGACGGGAGGCGATCGCGCTAGTTTACTTTCCTATCTCCAAACCCAGTTTCCTGAAATAGCCAGTCAAATCATGAACGACCCCAATCTAATTTTTATGGGCATGAGGTCAGTCGTCCTTAGTTCTTAG